The Deferribacterota bacterium sequence ATAAGAGTTTCGAAATAATAGAAAAAAATGTCAATTTAGCACACTTTAATGAAAGTGAAAAACTTATAATAAAAAAACTCATACATACAACAGGGGATTATCAATTCGCTGATATAACAATTATATCAAAAAGTGCTATTGAAGTAGGCATTAGAGCAATTAGTGAGAATTTGCCCATTGTATGCGATACTATGATGGTTAAGTCAGGTATCACTTCAAAATATTTAAAGAATACCTCTTGCAAAGTCTATTCTTTTATTCATTATAAAAATATTATTAGGAAAGCAAATAAAATGGGTTCAACAAGGGCAGAAGCTGCTATAGATTTTTCTTCAAATAAATTTAAAAATGCAATCTATGTTATTGGTAATGCCCCTACTGCACTTATTAGGCTTCTTGATCTATATGACGAGAATAAAGTTCAACCATCTTTAATTATTGCATTTCCTGTTGGATTTGTTTCTGCAGCCGAAGCTAAAGATATACTTGCCCGTTATAAGAATCTAGCCTTTATAACAAATAAGGGTCCTAAAGGTGGTAGCGCTTGTGCTGCAACTGTTATGAACGGCCTATTAACCCTATTTCATAAAAGCGGATCTTAAAACCTTAACTTTCAAGATGCTCCATTAATTTATCAAAATCTGGTGGAAATAGAGGCTGATACATTAAGAATGATGTTGTTGGGTATCTCATACCTGCTTTATGGGTCTCTACAAGCCCCTCTAGTATATTATCTATGTAATTAGTTGGAATTGCAAAAGCAATCTCATCATCCTGGGTCTGAGCTAATGCTCTGTCACCGCCACCAGCTATGATTATCTGGGGTTTTCCTGTCAAGGTTGGTACAGTTATCTCAAAACCACAAGCAAAGCCACCAAAACTAGCAGCATCTACTGATTCTCCAGTAGCATAAACAACACTCTGCGTAAGTCTTGAGATTTGGGCAGGATTTCCATAAAAAATTACAACATGGGGTTCAAACTCCATCTTATGGATTGGGGCTAAAAGAATTTTATCAAATTTACCGTTTTCCAGCCTTGGAATATTTTTTGCCATTTTTGCTCTTGTCTCTTTATTTTTAACCCAAAAGGGTATATTAAAATCACCTTCCAAAAATCTTTCCTTTACAGGTACAAAGCCTAATGTAATAGAGCCAAGGGGACACAACATATCTTCTTGAGTCATAGCTATAGTCCATCCATACTTCCTTGCAATTGAGACACCCTGGCATAGGGGCATTTTTATTTTGAAATCCTTCTTAGGCATTCTTACCTTTTCAGGGAGCTCTTCACTTGAGGTTAGCAATCTAACACCAACGGGAAAGCACTGAGGTCTTAAATACTTATCAAAAACCTGCATTACCTTTTTTACATCCATTTGCAACCTCTCTCTAATAATATATTAAGGAAACCAATAACCTTTAAGCTATCTTTTTTAAATATCTAACATTATTATATTTAATCTATAATTGGAGTCAAGTAAATAATTCCTTTATTTTATTAAATTGAAATATATATTTCAATAGCCTTCCTATATTCTATCCCACGAAGCACTAGTTTCATTGGGATTCATTATATATCTTAGAATATTTTTATACCTATATCCTATATATAAATTAGTTATGATAAGATTAATAATTAGTTTAAGATATAAATTGTTTTATATTCATACATACATTAAACCATATTATCCAAAATATTTTTTATATTAACTCTATCCTAATGGCGCTAAACCTGGGCTATATTCAAATATAATACCTAATCCTGACAAGACTTTTCAAATAGATGCCTTTTTGATATTTACATAATTAAATACGAAAATTAATTTATCGTCTAAATATAACTTAAATTTATATAACCTTAATAAACATATAGATTTGTTAACAATTAATATTATTAATAATTTATTGACAGTTTTTTATTTCTTTGGGACTAATGTTAATCTGTATTCATCATCACCTACCTGTTCAATTGTAACTTCATAGTTGTTGTGCTTTGCAATCCTCATAACATTTTCTTTTGAGGTTTCTGTTTCAACTAATACGCTTAATACTTCATTAGGGTTTTCATCCATAGCTTTCTTTGTTTTTACAACTGGTATTGGGCAACTAAAGCCCCTTGCATCAACCTCCTTCATAAAATACCCCTATACTATTAATTTTTTAATTTTAAATTTATATTATTTATCTTTTGTAAATAATCATCAAATATTTTATTAAAAATACTTATTAACTCAATAATCCTTGTTGAGACATCTGCCTTTATATATTGGCCTGCTAAACGATTTATTTTTGCTGCAATAACTGAAGCTTCACATGTATCTAAAGGAGCATCTAACAAAGCTGACACAAGCCCCGTTATTGTATCCCCTGTACCTCCAATAGCTTCAAGTTCAGGGATATTAGGCTCATCAATCTTCTCTGCTATAACACCATTACACACAATATAGTCAGTTTTGCCCTTTACAAGTAAATATTTAGGAGCGTTATTATATTTATAGGCATCTTCTACAAGTTTTTCTATATCGCTATTTTGAATAAAGAGATGTTTCTTTATATAAGCAGGGTGCACAGCTTCTTTATCAGCTAAGAAACATATTTCACTCGTATCTGGGGTAAAAAGTTCAAATTTTTGAGCTAACCCCGCTGCTTTTGCTGCATACATTGATGATGCATCAGCAACTAATTTTATATTTAATCTATTTTTATCTATAACCTCAATTAATTTTCTAACTAACCCCATAATAGGTAAACAGTAGTGTAAAGCTAGTACATCTGGCTTTAAGCTATCAATATTTTTTATCAAATAATTATAAATTTTTTTTGTACCATCACCATAGCCAATATCACCAGCAATTAATACATAAGGCTTTGGGTTTTTCAAATAGTTACTAACCTTATTTGCAGCAGCTATCATTGTTGTTGTCCCTTGTGATATAGGTATTTTATAATCCTTTAAAAGCATATAATCTTTATCAATTTCGGCTACATCATATATTAAAGGAAACTCTTTTATTGGAATTGTTCCAGCTATAATTAACACTTTTTCTCCTTATAAAAGATTTTTAAGCATTCTTCATAAGCCCTATCAAGCATAAGCGCACAAAGGGTTAATCCCAATTCCTTTGGCCTTTTCACTTCATCTATTTTTTTACCTACCAATTGAAGATTAAGGTATGGTATATCAGGGCAACCCCCACCTGAGGTGTTTAAGATAACCCCACTATTTTTATCTATAGTCATTTTCATATTCCCTGCCTTTACCATAACAGCACTTCCAAAATCCACAACCTTAACAATATCTAAAAGTTCAGAGCCACTTTCTAATGATTTAATTTCAAGAAAGTTAATTTTTTTATCTTTTAATAAATTTTCTATTCCCAGCAACTCTACAATATTAAATGCAATAGATAGGTCACAACCCTTTCTAAGATCAGGTGGTGGAGCTACTAATTTTATATTATAGCCATATCTTTTTAATAGCTTTTCAGTCTTAACTGCATCTTCAACCTTTTCAAAGAGAATTAAGCCACTTTGTTTTTCTTTTTCATTCTTTTTACTTTTAAAAAATCTCATTTGTTCTCTTCAATAAAGATAAACCCAATAAATATACAAAAAATAACACCAATAATTACTGCAATTGGACCATAACTACTTACTCCTTTACCACTCGATGCTAGTAAAAAATTGTGTGATATAGAAGCGCCAGTTATCATACCTAAAACAGTTATACCTGCATCACTATCCCCCTCGCCTGATAAAATAGTCTGCCTAAAAGGGCAGCCTCCCAACAGTGTAGCACATAGTCCTACTAATAATAGTCCTCCAAAATTCCACAGATGATTCATATGTGCTGCAGGTTGATTAGTAAAGCCAACATGATATAAACCACTTTGAAAATAACCATAAAACAGATTAGCCAATAATAAACCAACAAAAAAGGATGCAACGCCTGAAAAAAGATAGAAATCTCTTACCAAGAATATATCCCTCCAGGCACCAGCAAAGCACATCCTACTTCTTTGGCCAATATAGCCTATTATTAGACCAGCAAATATTGAAACTATAAAAGGAGCATGCATTGCACCTGCCCCTTTTAAACTAAAGTGCAAAAATACAGGTTTAAATATGTATAAAATAACAAAAAAGATCATTAAAAGAGGGATAGCCCAACCAGTAATATTAGGTAATCTGTTGGACCTGCCTAAATTAAAACCTTTTTTAATAAATGTTAGACCTATTAATATGCCTGTTATTAAGCCAAACAGCCCAATTAAGGCATTTAAGTCACCACCTGCTAATCTTATAATATCCCTTGTTGGGCAACCTAGAAACACTAAAGCCCCAACAACCATAAACAAACCCAAAAAAAACCTGATAATTGTTGATGAACCACCCCTTGGTCTAAACTCCTTTAAAAACATCGAAGTCAAGAAAGAACCAAGGATAATACCTAAAATTTCAGGTCTTAAATATTGAACTGCAGAAACATTATGCAGTCCAATTGAACCAGCAATATCTCTATAAAAACAAGCAATACATAAACCCATATTTAGAGGATTGCCAAGTTTTGTCAATGTTGAGGCTAGTATTCCAAATATTAAACCACCTATAATTATAAAATATTTCTTTGAAAGCATACTAAACCCCTATAAATATTTTGATATATATTTTTAGATATTATAGAAAAAAAGTCAATTTATAGTTGTTATAATATAATTAAGTATTTTTATTATGCTATTATTATGTCATTTAAAGGCGTGTAGTCCATATTTAGACTATCAGCTACAGCCTCATAGGTTATTTTACCGTTATAAATATTAACACCTTTTGCAATTTCTGAATTTTCCTTTACTGCTTTTTCTAAACCTTTATTAGCAATCTGCAAGCCGTACTTAAGAGTTGAGGTTGTAAGAGCTTGCGTTGAAGTTCTAGCAACTGCTCCAGGCAAGTTTGCAACACAAAAGTGTACAATATCATCCACTACAAATGATGGATTATCATAGGTAGTTGGTCTTGAGGTCTCTATACACCCACCTTGATCAATGGCAACATCAACCAATACTGCTCCTCTTTTCATTTTAGCAAGATCATCTCGTTTTATCAATTTCGGAGCTTTTGCCCCGTGTATAAGAACAGCTCCAACAACAAGATCACTCTCTGTTAATATTTTATCAATATTTGCAGTATTACTATATAGAGTGTTAATAGAACCGCCAAATATATCATCAAGATAGGCTAGTTGATCCATATTAATATCTAATATTGAAACTTGTGCGCCTAAGCCAACTGCTATTTTTGCAGCATTAGTTCCAACTGTGCCACCTCCAATAATGGTAACCCTACCTTTCTCAACACCAGGAATACCACCTAATAAAACACCTCGACCTTTATAAAAACATTCAATGTATTTTGAGCCCTCTATAACACTTAATTTTCCTGCTATTTCACTCATAGGTCTAAGTAGTGGAAGTTGCCCATCACTCCTCTCAATTGTCTCATAAGCAACTGCTTTTATACCTAATTCAAGTAGTGCTTCAGTTAATTCTTTATCTGCTGCAAGGTGCAAAAAGGTAAACAAGATTTGACCTTTATGAAATAGTTTATATTCCTCTGGTTGCGGTTCTTTTACTTTTACAATCATGTCACTTATTTCATATATTTTATTTCTATCCTTTACAATTGAAGCACCAGCACTAATATATTCTTCATTTGTAAAGCCTGCTATTAAGCCAGCATCTTCTTCTATATAAACCTTATTACCATCTTTAATATAAGCCTTTACACAATCAGGTGTTAAACCTACCCTATATTCATGTACTTTAATCTCTTTTGGGCAACCTAATATCATAAATACCTCCTAATTATTACAATAAAACATTTTAATTTTTTCATTTACTTAAATTATATCATTTAGAAAATAATATTCAATCACAGTAAAAAAAGCTAATTGTATACTAAATAAATATATTAAGTATAATTGCGAAAATTAGTAAACTTTATGTTAAGTAAGATATCTATTTTTATTGATTATATCTCTTAGTAAAGCCTTATTATAAGTATTTATTTTATTTTGACAATATTGCAAAATTATGTTATAAATATAATCAATAATATTTTTATTATTTATGCTAATTGAGGTTTATTATGAAAAATTTTACTTCCCTTATTTTTATTATTTTTTTTATTACTTACTCTTTAAAAGCCCAATCATTTGATGAAACATATGATAGCTGCACTACAATCTCAGTTGGAAAAGAAGCTACACAAAATGGAGCAACTATTATAACCCACAATGATGATTCCAGTGTTGCTGATTTTAGACTATGGATAATTCCTGAGGCTGATTGGCCAGAAAATGCTAGAAGAGATATTGTGTTATATTCACATGACTACGTAGACTATGGTAAAAATCCACCTGTATATCCAGAAGTTGATCCTTCAGGTGAACCTGTGGCAAGGGTTGTAGGTTCTATGCCCCAAGTAAAACACACTTACAGGTATTTACACTCACGATATTCCTTTATGAATGAAAAGGGTGTAGCAATGGGTGAAACAACTATCACAATTGATACATCAAATGATTATGGTAAAGAGGTAGAAAGGGTTATGATCGATGAAAGCGAGGGAATAATTGATTGCTGGTTTGCTCAAGATATTGCATTAGAAAGGGCATCATCAGCTAAAGAGGCTGTTGAAATAATTGGTGATTTATTAAATAAATACCAGTGGCACAAACAACCAGGCGAATGCATAAATATAACAGATGGCAACGAAGTATGGATTATGGAAATATATGGAAGAGATATATGGGTAGCATTCAAATTGCCAGACAACGCTGTATTTGTTAGTGCTAATCGTGCACGAATTAATGAAATAAATCTGTCAGATGAAGAAAATGTTTTATACTCTCCTAACTTAATATCTTTTGCTGTTAGACAAGGCTGGTACGATGAGAAATCAGGGGAACCATTTAGGC is a genomic window containing:
- a CDS encoding sulfurtransferase TusA family protein produces the protein MKEVDARGFSCPIPVVKTKKAMDENPNEVLSVLVETETSKENVMRIAKHNNYEVTIEQVGDDEYRLTLVPKK
- a CDS encoding precorrin-8X methylmutase; translated protein: KSFEIIEKNVNLAHFNESEKLIIKKLIHTTGDYQFADITIISKSAIEVGIRAISENLPIVCDTMMVKSGITSKYLKNTSCKVYSFIHYKNIIRKANKMGSTRAEAAIDFSSNKFKNAIYVIGNAPTALIRLLDLYDENKVQPSLIIAFPVGFVSAAEAKDILARYKNLAFITNKGPKGGSACAATVMNGLLTLFHKSGS
- a CDS encoding DUF3343 domain-containing protein; this encodes MRFFKSKKNEKEKQSGLILFEKVEDAVKTEKLLKRYGYNIKLVAPPPDLRKGCDLSIAFNIVELLGIENLLKDKKINFLEIKSLESGSELLDIVKVVDFGSAVMVKAGNMKMTIDKNSGVILNTSGGGCPDIPYLNLQLVGKKIDEVKRPKELGLTLCALMLDRAYEECLKIFYKEKKC
- the ald gene encoding alanine dehydrogenase, producing MILGCPKEIKVHEYRVGLTPDCVKAYIKDGNKVYIEEDAGLIAGFTNEEYISAGASIVKDRNKIYEISDMIVKVKEPQPEEYKLFHKGQILFTFLHLAADKELTEALLELGIKAVAYETIERSDGQLPLLRPMSEIAGKLSVIEGSKYIECFYKGRGVLLGGIPGVEKGRVTIIGGGTVGTNAAKIAVGLGAQVSILDINMDQLAYLDDIFGGSINTLYSNTANIDKILTESDLVVGAVLIHGAKAPKLIKRDDLAKMKRGAVLVDVAIDQGGCIETSRPTTYDNPSFVVDDIVHFCVANLPGAVARTSTQALTTSTLKYGLQIANKGLEKAVKENSEIAKGVNIYNGKITYEAVADSLNMDYTPLNDIIIA
- a CDS encoding NAD(P)H-hydrate dehydratase: MLIIAGTIPIKEFPLIYDVAEIDKDYMLLKDYKIPISQGTTTMIAAANKVSNYLKNPKPYVLIAGDIGYGDGTKKIYNYLIKNIDSLKPDVLALHYCLPIMGLVRKLIEVIDKNRLNIKLVADASSMYAAKAAGLAQKFELFTPDTSEICFLADKEAVHPAYIKKHLFIQNSDIEKLVEDAYKYNNAPKYLLVKGKTDYIVCNGVIAEKIDEPNIPELEAIGGTGDTITGLVSALLDAPLDTCEASVIAAKINRLAGQYIKADVSTRIIELISIFNKIFDDYLQKINNINLKLKN
- a CDS encoding C69 family dipeptidase; protein product: MKNFTSLIFIIFFITYSLKAQSFDETYDSCTTISVGKEATQNGATIITHNDDSSVADFRLWIIPEADWPENARRDIVLYSHDYVDYGKNPPVYPEVDPSGEPVARVVGSMPQVKHTYRYLHSRYSFMNEKGVAMGETTITIDTSNDYGKEVERVMIDESEGIIDCWFAQDIALERASSAKEAVEIIGDLLNKYQWHKQPGECINITDGNEVWIMEIYGRDIWVAFKLPDNAVFVSANRARINEINLSDEENVLYSPNLISFAVRQGWYDEKSGEPFRPAAIYCPNNTIYSTRREWRVFDLVAPSLNLSTHETEYPLYVIPDYPLTVSDIFKITGDYYEGTEYDLSAGLAGGPWGNPIRGSGFERAIGIHRTCYVQISEVKDWLPDPIKGISWFGYGHPATTYLTPLWAKMQKLPDFYQTGSRYEPFNPNSGWWINIYVQTIANLSWENVLNDIREFRDPLMTAQFIETEEIQNRAATIYKESP
- the yedE gene encoding YedE family putative selenium transporter, with amino-acid sequence MLSKKYFIIIGGLIFGILASTLTKLGNPLNMGLCIACFYRDIAGSIGLHNVSAVQYLRPEILGIILGSFLTSMFLKEFRPRGGSSTIIRFFLGLFMVVGALVFLGCPTRDIIRLAGGDLNALIGLFGLITGILIGLTFIKKGFNLGRSNRLPNITGWAIPLLMIFFVILYIFKPVFLHFSLKGAGAMHAPFIVSIFAGLIIGYIGQRSRMCFAGAWRDIFLVRDFYLFSGVASFFVGLLLANLFYGYFQSGLYHVGFTNQPAAHMNHLWNFGGLLLVGLCATLLGGCPFRQTILSGEGDSDAGITVLGMITGASISHNFLLASSGKGVSSYGPIAVIIGVIFCIFIGFIFIEENK
- a CDS encoding DUF169 domain-containing protein — translated: MDVKKVMQVFDKYLRPQCFPVGVRLLTSSEELPEKVRMPKKDFKIKMPLCQGVSIARKYGWTIAMTQEDMLCPLGSITLGFVPVKERFLEGDFNIPFWVKNKETRAKMAKNIPRLENGKFDKILLAPIHKMEFEPHVVIFYGNPAQISRLTQSVVYATGESVDAASFGGFACGFEITVPTLTGKPQIIIAGGGDRALAQTQDDEIAFAIPTNYIDNILEGLVETHKAGMRYPTTSFLMYQPLFPPDFDKLMEHLES